A window of the Bradyrhizobium ottawaense genome harbors these coding sequences:
- a CDS encoding septal ring lytic transglycosylase RlpA family protein codes for MAGHHHGEGIGVSKLRLAALTLALTSSPVCADTFQEMWMGRVARPPADNQEASVYWEDTWDARGKRFKANEVSCAHRTEAFGTIFVVTNLDNGKTIKCPVQDRGPYAHGRVLDFSLGAARQIGCDGLCRVNVRRAGYE; via the coding sequence ATGGCAGGGCATCACCACGGCGAAGGCATCGGCGTTTCGAAGCTGCGGCTCGCAGCCCTGACGCTGGCGTTGACCTCTTCCCCGGTCTGCGCCGACACCTTTCAGGAGATGTGGATGGGCCGGGTCGCCCGGCCGCCCGCCGACAATCAGGAAGCCTCGGTTTACTGGGAGGACACCTGGGACGCGCGCGGCAAACGCTTCAAGGCCAACGAGGTCTCCTGCGCCCATCGCACCGAGGCCTTCGGCACCATCTTCGTCGTCACCAATCTCGACAACGGCAAGACGATCAAGTGTCCGGTGCAGGATCGCGGACCCTACGCCCACGGCCGGGTGCTCGATTTCTCGCTCGGCGCGGCGCGCCAGATCGGCTGTGACGGACTGTGCCGCGTCAATGTCCGGCGCGCCGGTTACGAATAG
- a CDS encoding cold-shock protein yields the protein MATGTVKWFNATKGFGFIQPDTGGKDVFVHISAVEKAGLSNLNEGAKVSYEVVANRGKESAENLRVG from the coding sequence TTGGCGACAGGTACAGTAAAGTGGTTCAATGCAACAAAGGGCTTCGGATTCATTCAGCCCGACACCGGCGGCAAGGACGTGTTCGTCCATATTTCGGCTGTGGAGAAGGCGGGGCTCAGCAACCTCAACGAGGGCGCCAAAGTGAGCTACGAAGTCGTGGCCAACCGCGGCAAGGAATCGGCTGAAAATCTCAGGGTCGGTTAG